GAAAAGCGCAGTCATGCGGCTGAACACGTAATAAGCTTCCCATTCTTCCCAAAGAAACACCAACAGTTCAGTCGGACTCCGCAAACCCTTGAAAAGGTTTCCACCACCAGTAACACAAAAAATCCGACATGGACGCCGATTCAGAATTCAGGGGGAAAATGCCCTTTCAGTGTGAGAATGGAGAAGAGACGCCTTCACGGGCTGCTGATTACACTTTGGCAAGGGCCTCCTTAGAACTTGGCCAGACAAGAAAAGACCGTACAGATAGAAGTACCTCAATGAGCGCTCAGTTAATCCGCAAGGTCATTAGGATACTTGAAGCACTCATTAGCATCATTCTCATGCTTTTACATGGAAagctggtgctttttttttcaccgTCAGTTAAGAGAAGATAAACATGGGATTTGTGGACTTCTGGGAATTATTGGGGTGAGAGTTGGGGGGGAAGGTTATTGTGGGACAGTTTGACATTTGGAGTCACTGAGGTCGCTCTGTTGTAATGAGGCGCTCGCGGGCGGACCAAAGTAAAGGGTTTGCCCTGGCGCTCAACTCTCCCTGTCTCATCGCCAAGCCAGATGACAGTTTCGTTTGGTGTAGGAGTAGTTAGACCAATCACACGGCGGCGGGCCGATTCATCTCTAATGGAAAGTAATTAACAAGACAGGGCCATACAGACAATCctaatgtgtgttttttctgtgtttctgttagtGTGTGTATCTGCACTTCTTGAACTTACTTTTATTTCCTCTACTAAAATCTTGCACCAACTTAGCAATAGAGAGAGTAAAGAATAGAGCTCaacagtgatgctgaaaaatgcCATTTATATTCTCCATGGAAACTGTAAAATCTAAAGTAGATTTACTATGTGTGACACTGTGAGTTTCGTACTCCATTAGAAACCACAAGTCTTTATGACAtcagacttttttaaaaaaaaagggcatTGTATTTGCGAAGTCGTGGAAAAAATCCTATCCATCCTGATTTGAAACAATGATGTCGTTGATTTGCAGAGGCTgctgtaaagtgtgtgaaacttcaggaaaaaacaaagcattGTACCATATTGCTAACTGGACTGTACTGCTATTAGTTACAATACACACTcttctttattttcctttatttttttatttttttttaactaagtCCAATCCTGTTGTGTCATGACAACTTGTAGCTGGTTGGCTCTTTATGTAAGgatttctaaaatataaaaagtaaataataaatatgaaaataaatgtgGAAATTCACTTGTGGAAATGGAGTGTTCACAGTTTTGTCCTATGGAGGCTAATGTCAGCTAAATGCTAAATGCTTAGCATAGTAGAAGATTATAACTATTTTGGGAATTTATTGTTACTGTTGTTAGACATATTAACCTGGTAATAACTTAAATCAAAATCTTTATATTTACTTTTGGCTATTTGGAAGAATTAAAATAAAGTGATTGTGCCTTTAGCTGTTAGCATGATCATATAGCTTATTTAGTAAAACATGCTAACATCTGCTCCTTAGAGGAATCTGTAAAtatagtttttatgttttagatTATACTTTTGGTCTCTTTGGGGCTGTAGAGTAATGTGTAAAAGCAACTTTAATGATGTAATTGAATAATGCCATTAACAACAGTGCTAAACAAAAGCAGTTAGCGCAATACTGACCTTAATTTTGAGCATTTTTTCAATCCctcatatatattcattttcctttttctttttcctctgggCTGGTCTTTACCAACTCCTTGGAGGAAATATCTAGCAGTAAGATGTTTCATTATGTTCATGATATAGCTGCTTACTATGCCTCAGCATATATACAGTTCCTAAGAGCGTTTTCACTTATATTAGCGGCTTGCTATTCAAAGGTTTGTAAAAGTGCTAAGACTGAATCAAAATGGTAACAGGAAGTTATACTGCAAGAACAATGATGTTAAAATGCTTTATGCAGCTTAAGTCATTTTACATGAATACTTTACAAAGTATTCACCTGATCCACTGTCTACACAAAAATATTGACTTGTGCAGCTTTTAAATAACTTTGCATACAGCTCTGAGCAAACAGTTTTGTTCTTTTGAAGCTGTTTTCTTGCTGCACTGAAAACTCAGAACAAAGTGCTGACTCAGGTAGAGTTTCTGTGGGGTTATTTTCAAGTCCACTTCCAAGAACTGCATTGTGTTCTAGTCCTTGTAGATGCCAAAGCCCCTATTGTGTTATAAATCACAGAAAACTGGCCAGTGACACAATGAATTACTGCCTTTTGAATTACTTTCAGGGTTTAATAATCAGCATAACTAATCCATCTGTTCATTTTTATGAGAATATCTCAAAGATAACATTTATCTTCATACCTTAAATCTGATGATGTTTTAATTCAAGCATGACTTGTAAACTCTCATGGGCATGCCAAGATTGGAATAAAATATCTTTATATATTTACCAAGCCTCAGTTATATATTTACCAGCTTAGCAGCTCTTTTCTGTGCCTATCCATGACAGGCAGATGGAGGGAGACCTGTGTTTAGTGAAGCTGTCAGCAGCTTTCCCTTCAGTTGTCACCCCTGTGATGAAGCACATGTGCGTGACTGCACGGCACCTTTAGAATAGCCTTGGGCAGTCCCCTCTATTCACAGCACTGATTCACAGAACATGATAAGGCCCACAAGTGCTCTAAAAGGCATTCTTTTCGTCCAAGGTCGTGCATTGCTCCACAAATAACAGACATAAATCAGTGTAATGGCCTAGTTTATTAATTATTTGTGTTTGCAGGTTATGCAATTTCCTGGTATGTCTTACCTTGATTTTCCTTGCACAAAACTATGCTCTGAATGTGAAAAATGTTGCTGGAAGTAGAactgtgctgtgctgtgctaGGCTGGAACTTTACAGTGCAACTGTACCTTTACCGTCTAAGCAAATCATCACCTGCACACACCTTTGTGAGCTCCTCCCCGAGCTCCATGCTCACTCACACGCGATGAGCAATTGAGCTGTCAGTCAAACAGGAAGGGAAACTGGTATCAGAGCTGCTAGCAAGGAGAAGCTTCAATGAAACGCTTGCAGAGTTGTGTAGGCCTGTATTTCCTTTTGCAGCTTTGAAAGGATTAACTTAAATGCCATGCACTGGTAAATTTCAGGTTTAAGGACTTTGTAACTCAGAGTTTATACAATATATTTGAAAATGCAGTGATACTAATAAAGATTAAAGGTTGCTTACTAAAAATATAGACTTCAAATACTGGCAACATGATGTGTTAATGAGATAGATCATTGATGAATAACTTTTTTTTAGACAAATAAAGATTATAAAGGATGTTTCTTGATATATACTGTAATTGAAAGGCATGTTGAGTGACTGACTTGGACACTTAggaatatttgatttcttttgcTTAAGAAGAACTTGGCTTGTTTTTCAATATGTTTGAACTCATTGTCATTGCATTGTGAAGCAGTCTCAAGAGTTTTTATTTTAGGATTTGACTAAAAATGTAGCGCTAAACACTACAGGATTATTCTGTACATTTTcaccttgctttttttttttaagatgtttagCCTGGCTTTTTAGTTTGGTTTGAATCTTAAAGTAAACAAATAAACTGTCTGTATTTAGATTCATGACGGCAACTTTACGCTTAAACTGTTGATTTGGCCTCCTAAAGTTCCTACTGTCTCTGTAATAGGtccttctgtctttttttaaaaaaaatctccaatAGGCTTTGATTTAGTAATGTTGGTAAATTCCCTTCACTTGAAGCTGAAACCGTCACTCTTCAAAAAGGGATTCGACTCTAATATAGGCTTCAGAAGAAGGAAGTGGTAACTATGATACCCCATTTAATCCCATTTGCCTCAATCTTTCGTGGCAGAAAGAAGCGGTaacattttttatcattttgtaTACTAACAGCAACAGGAAATACCTACAAGAGCAGATAAATGAGTCCACATTTCCTCTCACCATTCAGTGGTACAGAGTTAAACCTATAACCTGCtgagtaaaagaagtcagcagTTCCAGTTTTTTGTATTAACTGTGCGTTTTAAAGGGTATATTGTGTTTAGAATGATTATGATGAGGTCACGTTTGGGATTATTTACACTCTGGAATAAAAGGCGGATGGACGTGCTTGGTCTAACAGCCGGGTCCTGCCAGCCAAGGAGAGGGGCCAGGCACTTCACTGACTTGTCCCCACCCTCGTGTATCGGTTCCTTATTGGAATAAAAGAAGATCACACACTGTCACCTTATGAGAAGTTTTtcaagcagcagcaacagcagcagtggaggGTCTCGTCTCAGTAAGTCTCTACGCCCTTTACATTCATTTCATCTGAATACATTAACATTACATTAACAACCTGCTTTTACACACTTTATTTATAAtgagaaaatgtgtgttttaattaaaacacaccATATGGACTAAAGTGAttgaaatactttttaaaaaggtcGTCAGACCCTTTTCTAGATATCATGTTAGGCCACAGACAAAGTATACGCTTAATTAACGCAGAATTTTCAAGGAAATTTGAAGTGTTATTGACCCGTAATTTTCTATCCTAATGAAATTTGTATAAATGTGGTTTTGCGTGTACTTCTATAACATAGTTTagacatgtaaatatatacgAAAAGTATTGTAAAATCCTTTTTCTGGTCCTTAATAATTTGGATTACATTTCGTCAaaggaaaaaagggggaaagagATGGAGTTAAACTGGCCGTATTTGATGGAGTTGGATATTTCTGAATTTAATTTGAAGATACAACAAACAGTTCAAATTTGCGCCTGCAGCTTCTCTGTGAAAGTTTTGGGTCACGGGACACGAGCCATCGTCTGAGCCGCTGTCCGCGGTGCTGAAGCGGGTTTCCCGAATCACATCATTTCAAAACCAGACCAGATGTTAGCAGGAAGGCTCGAGCGGGGCTCTGACACTTGAACAATACTTGCAGATTCAAGAAAACTGAAACAGATTGAAACTAAATCTACACAGAATTTAATAGAAGAGCTATAAAATCAACCCGAACTCCGGATTCTATTTTTTAGATTAAATCTTAGAGGGGAacaaatatttctgtcatttaagACTTGACCAGAATCAGCTAAATATCTGGACAGTAGATCTAAAGTTCCCGTTCGTCCACACGTGTTTGTCATTTGAAGATCTGAGAGAGAAACGAGGGTGTATAACCTGCCGCTAGAGCAGCTCCGATGCCCGGCATGGCTGTTAATTGGGGGGAATTAATGAGTCACAACACGGGGTTCGCCTCCTCCTGGTGGCTCGAACGAAAAGCGCACCCTCACACCGTCACCCTCGAGCATCAAGAGAAGTACTCCGCCAACACACCGAGCCCTGCGCCACGGACATGTGAGCCGGGAGTTTGTAGAAACAAGAATTTGTATTCTCAAAGCCGAAACACCAAAACGAGTAAAGGAGCAGCAAACATGGATTCTAGATCCCTTTAGCATTTTAAAGCGTCCCCATCACCCCGACTGCGTTTCTACATTTGCAACATACAGGCTGTTTGATCACACGCGACCAGTTTCCAAAACTAAATATATTATATCATTTGATTTgatcaatatatttatataatatatattaatgtatatatattttaaatacaatataaaatatttttttaaaactatgttTTCATAAAAAAGTAAAGCAGTTAACAGTTAGCGGGTCCGGACTATATAAATTATTTGAAAAGATTGAGGCTGTGTCGGGTGTTACATAATTCCCTCAGGCAGACTCGCACGTCGTTACAAGCACTTTGACTTGAAGCCATATTATTTAATACCGCATAGAAAGACTACTTATTCTACTTATtccttgtattattattattattattattattattactactactactactactactactactactactaataataataataataataataataataataataagatggCAAACTATATTTAGGACTTGCAACTGGCAGTCctgcttttatattttcttaGAAGAATATCCAGTCATATAATTAACGTATTGTTTAGGTCCCGTTGCCTGGGCGTGAGCTATCATAAGAAagagagtaaaagaaaaagagtcagtgagagagagagatgtgttgGTGGTGGGGGTGACACCCTTTTGCAACAAACCTGCCCACTGTAACAAAGCCGTGATGTTGCGCTGTGTGGGGATAAATTACTTCGCCTGATGTTGTGGGGCTTCAAAGCATGAGCAGGCTGCGGACAGAGAGGACGGATCTCCCACACAAGCTGCTGCACTGCCTGTGGATGCACAGTAGGCTGCTCACAGTCTGTTACTTTAAATCaggctgtgtgtgagagatacGCGCTAACCGGACTCTCTTTTTTTTGGaatgattattttatttgtcgAGGTTCTAGTGCTGTCCTTCGGCTCACAGAGAAACGtgtttgattattattatttttttattttaaagaatatattttttttattttttggatcAGGCGCATTCAATATTTTGGAAAAATtctaaaatataatattttgcCATGAGGGAAAATACTAGGTATTtaattatgcatttttttctacCCCATTTAATTGGGGTATCATATTTCAAGCCTTTAATCTGCAAACATATGCATTTAACAATGATTTTATGTCTTGCCTGCAGCATGTCTATCATGGATGTGACAGTGGAGGGAGTGAGCCCAGCAACTCCGAGGGCTCTGTTAGTGACATGCATGACTCTGCTGGTGTCCCTGCACCTGTTTCGGTGGCTGTGTCGGCAGCGGTCCCATTCCTGGCCGCCCGGCCCCCTCGCCTGGCCGGTCATCGGGAACGCACCGCAGCTTGGTAACGCACCGCACTTGTATTTTACGCGCATGGTGAAAAAATACGGCGACGTCTTCCAGATCAAGCTCGGCAGTCGGACGGTGGTGGTGCTGAACGGGGGGTCAATCAAACAGGCGCTGGTCAAGCAGGGCTCCCACTTCTCCGGCAGACCGGACTTCACCTCCTTCCAGTACATCTCCAATGGGAACAGCATGGCGTTTGGCAACTCCACGGGCTGGTGGAAGATGCACCGCAAAGTGGCCCAGTCCACAGTCCGGATGTTTTCCACAGGAAACCCCCAAACTAAGAAGACATTTGAAAATCACGTGCTCAGCGAGGGCAAAGAGCTGCTGCGGCTGTTTCTGAGGAAAACGAAGGAGGACAAATACTTCCAGCCCCTGACCTACGTCGTGGTGTCCACTGCCAATATAATGAGCGCGGTTTGCTTTGGGAAGAGGTACTCCCATGAAGATGAGGAGTTTCAGCAGGTGGTGGGCAGGAACGACCAGTTCACCAAGACTGTAGGCGCAGGGAGCATAGTGGACGTTATGCCCTGGCTGCAGTACTTCCCCAACCCCATCAAAACCATCTTTGAAAATTTTAAGAAGCTCAACCTGGAGTTTAGTGAATTCATTCGAGATAAAGTTGTGGAGCACAGAAAAACAATCGATTCAAGCACCATCAGAGACATGACTGATGCCTTTATAGTGACGCTGGACCAAATACGAGATAAGATGGGACTTTCTGAGAAAGACTATGTGTCCTCCACAGTCGGGGATGTGTTTGGAGCAAGTCAAGACACACTGTCGACTGCCCTACAGTGGATCATCCTCATTCTCGTCaagtaagattttttttaatcattttaaaaaatgactttataGAAGGAGTTATTTATATGGATAAATAACTGCATGATAAATGACAGTTTATCTTCAACTTGTTGCTAAGGCTCTGCAGAATTGATGAAGTTTAGCTGCATTTGAGTTATGTAACAGCCCactggaggtgtgtgtgtgtatgtgtgtgtacgtgtactGGCAGTAATAAGCTGAAACTTCACACCACAATGAAAGAGAACAAAATGCCCAGTCAGCGTTTTAAAATCTTTAGTGCCATTTAATCTGTCCTGTGCCTGATACCTTTATCAGTGGATGGATTACAGAGccactat
This is a stretch of genomic DNA from Maylandia zebra isolate NMK-2024a linkage group LG13, Mzebra_GT3a, whole genome shotgun sequence. It encodes these proteins:
- the cyp1b1 gene encoding cytochrome P450 1B1 isoform X2, translated to MSIMDVTVEGVSPATPRALLVTCMTLLVSLHLFRWLCRQRSHSWPPGPLAWPVIGNAPQLGNAPHLYFTRMVKKYGDVFQIKLGSRTVVVLNGGSIKQALVKQGSHFSGRPDFTSFQYISNGNSMAFGNSTGWWKMHRKVAQSTVRMFSTGNPQTKKTFENHVLSEGKELLRLFLRKTKEDKYFQPLTYVVVSTANIMSAVCFGKRYSHEDEEFQQVVGRNDQFTKTVGAGSIVDVMPWLQYFPNPIKTIFENFKKLNLEFSEFIRDKVVEHRKTIDSSTIRDMTDAFIVTLDQIRDKMGLSEKDYVSSTVGDVFGASQDTLSTALQWIILILVKYPEIQVRLQQEVDKVVDRSRVPAIEDQQQLPYVMSFIYEVMRFTSFVPLTIPHSTTTDTSIMGYTIPKNTVIFINQWSVNHDPSNWSQPDIFDPERFLDHSGMLNKDLTSNVLLFSLGKRRCIGEELSKMQLFLLTALIAHQCNITADPAVPVKLGYSYGLTLKPHPFSVAVSVRDDMKLLEAATSQPSSDSQTK
- the cyp1b1 gene encoding cytochrome P450 1B1 isoform X1; its protein translation is MRENTSMSIMDVTVEGVSPATPRALLVTCMTLLVSLHLFRWLCRQRSHSWPPGPLAWPVIGNAPQLGNAPHLYFTRMVKKYGDVFQIKLGSRTVVVLNGGSIKQALVKQGSHFSGRPDFTSFQYISNGNSMAFGNSTGWWKMHRKVAQSTVRMFSTGNPQTKKTFENHVLSEGKELLRLFLRKTKEDKYFQPLTYVVVSTANIMSAVCFGKRYSHEDEEFQQVVGRNDQFTKTVGAGSIVDVMPWLQYFPNPIKTIFENFKKLNLEFSEFIRDKVVEHRKTIDSSTIRDMTDAFIVTLDQIRDKMGLSEKDYVSSTVGDVFGASQDTLSTALQWIILILVKYPEIQVRLQQEVDKVVDRSRVPAIEDQQQLPYVMSFIYEVMRFTSFVPLTIPHSTTTDTSIMGYTIPKNTVIFINQWSVNHDPSNWSQPDIFDPERFLDHSGMLNKDLTSNVLLFSLGKRRCIGEELSKMQLFLLTALIAHQCNITADPAVPVKLGYSYGLTLKPHPFSVAVSVRDDMKLLEAATSQPSSDSQTK